Within the Solwaraspora sp. WMMA2056 genome, the region AGGCCCAGCGGTCCGGTGGCCGGGCCACGGGAGTTGAGCATTCTCTACCGGGGGCCGCTGGCCAGCTGCAACTACGACTGCCCGTACTGCCCGTTCGCCAAGCGCTGCGACGACCCGGCGGCGTTGCGGGCGGACCGGGCGGCGCTGGAGCGGTTCGTCGACTGGGTGGTGCGCAACCCGCACGGCGACCGGATCTCGGTGCTGTTCACTCCGTGGGGCGAGGCGCTGACCCGGTCCTGGTACCGGCGGGCGCTGCTGCGGCTGGCCGGGCTGCCGCAGGTGGGCCGGGTGGCGATCCAGACCAACCTGGCCGCCCGGCTGGACTTCTTGGCCGACGCCGACGTCGACGCCGACCAGCGCCGTCGGCTGGCGTTCTGGGCCACCTACCATCCGGGTGAGGTGGACCAGGAGGTCTTCCTGCGCCGCTGCGGTGTGCTGCGTACCCTCGGGGTGCGCTTCTCGGTCGGGGTCGTCGGCCTGCCGGCGCACCTGGGCCCGGCGCGGGCGCTGCGGGCCGCGCTGCCAGAGGACGTCTACCTGTGGGTCAACGCCGCCGACGGGCACCGCTACGACGCGGCGCAGGAGCAGGCGTGGACCGGGATCGACCCGCTGTTCGGTTACAGCGTCCGGCCGCACGACTCGGCCGGCCGGTCGTGCCGCACCGGCGAGTCGGTGGTCTCGGTGGACGGCGACGGTACGGTGCGCCGCTGTCACTTCGTCGCCGCGCCGCTGGGCAACCTCTACGACGGCAGTTACCGGGCGGCGCTTGGTCCGCGTCCGTGCCCGTTGGCGACCTGCGACTGCCACATCGGCTACGTGCATCTGCGGACCCTCCCGCTGTACGACGTCTTCGCCGGTGGTGTCCTCGAACGCATCCCCGCCCCCACTGACCTCCCGTCCACCCGCTCATGATCACGACGATCTTGCAGTTATCGACATGGTATGCACGATTTGTCCGTCGATGAGTGCAAGATCGCGGCGATCTTGGGAGAGGTGTCAGGGGAGTGCGGCGAGCACTCTGGCGCTGCCGTCCTCGGCGGCGATCCGCTCGGCGAGCCGCCGGGCACGCTCGGCGTACTCCGGCTGGTCGAGCACGGTCCGCACGGCGGCAGCCAGCGCGCCGGCGGTCAGTCGCCGGCCGGGTAGCGGCGCGGCGCCGACGCCGAGCCGGGCCAGCCGCGCGGCCCAGAACGGCTGGTCGGCGATGAGCGGTACGGTGACCGCCGGTACGCCGGCGCGCAGCCCGGCGGCGGTGGTGCCGGCACCGGCGTGGTGTACGACGGCGGCCACCTGCGGCAGCAGCCAGTCGTGGGGCACCTCGCCGATGCCGAGCACGTCGTCGCCGTCGATGCGCAGGTCGCCCCAGCCGGCCTGGACGATCGCCCGGACGCCGGCCCGGCGCAGCGCCGCGCCGATGACGGTGCCGGCCTGCGGGTGCAGTGCCGCCATGCTGCCGAAGGTGACCAGCACCGGCGGGGGACCGTCGCGCAGGAACGCGGTCAGCTGCGGCGGGGCAGTCCAGTGCGGGTCGGTCGCCGGCCACCAGTAGCCGGCCATCTCCAGCCCGCGACGCCAGTCGGTGGGGCGGGGCAGCACACTGGGGCTGACGCCGACCAGCACCGGCCAATGTTCCGCTTCGGCCTGTGCCAGCAGCGCCGCGAGCGGCACCGGCGGCAGGCCGAGTCGGCGGCGCAACCGCCGGGAGGCGCCGTCGTAGACGCGGGCGCTGACCGCGCCGGCGGCCCGGCCGAGCGCCCGGTTGCCGGCCCGGCCGAAGGAGCGGTCGCCGAGCAGGACCGGTGGGAAGTCACCGGTGGCCGCCACCGGCTGCAGGAAGACCCCGACGCTGGGGATGCCGCGCCGCTGCGCCAGCGAGTATCCCAGCGGGGCGGTCGTGGTGGCCAGCAGCAGCACGTCGGCGTCGGTGCCGGCGTCGACCAGGCCGGCACCGAGGTCGTCGAGGTAGCGCCGACCCTGGCGGACGAACTCGGCGGTGCCGCGCAGCCCGCCGCCGAGCCGGTGCAGGCGTCGCCCGCCGGGGGTGAGCTGGGCGGCGTGCGGGTCGCCGGGCAGTTCCCGGAAGGTCAGACCGGCGTCGGTGACCAGGCCGGTGAAGTTGCGGTGGGTGGTCACGGTGACCTGGTGGCCGGCGGCGTGCAGCGTCCGACCCAGACCGGTGTACGGGGCGACGTCACCGCGGCTGCCGGCGGTGATGATCTCCACCCGCATCGGAGCCGCCGTGCTCAGGCGGGTACGTCGACGAAGTGTTCGACCACCGGCGCCGAGGCGAAGTAGGGGCCGATCAGGTCCCGCCAGCGGGGGAACCGGTCGCTGGCGCGGAAGTTCTCCTCGTGCGCGGCCACCGAGTCCCACTCGACGAGCAGGACGAACCGGGTCGGGGTCTCGATGCCCCGGGTCATCCGGACCGAGCGGCAGCCGGCGGTGGTGGCCAGCAGTTCGTGTCCGGCGGCGTACGCCGTGGCGAAGGCGTCCTCCTGGCCGGGCTGGACGTCGATGAGCGCGATCTCTAGCACCATGGCGTCAGCGTGGCACACCGCATCGCAGGTCCTCCGTGGTGGTCCGGTGCCGGTGACGGCCGCCGGGCCATCAAACAGCTAGCCTCCTAGGACGCGCTCAGACGACGTGCTTACGCTCACTCCGACCCCGGCCCGGTGTGTTCATTCGCCCCCCGGTAGGCAACAATGGCGCAAAAGGAGGGGAGTACTCCTTCGCGCTGGCGTCGTCAGCACGGTCGACCCGGTCCGCCGGTGCGACCCGGTGCCAGCGGTCGTCGCGTCCTCGGTCGATCAGGCCGGTACGCGGTGGCGGAAGAGACCTCCGTCAGTCACCGCTGCGTGCATCTCCACCGGTCCGGGCACCCATCGTCGGGCCGGCCATGGTGGTGCCGTGTGTCTGCCGGAGGTCCGAGTGAACATCCCTGCCTGGGTATGGCTGGTGAGCCTGGTCGTGCTGACCGCCGTACTCATCGCCGATCTGCTGATCATCGTCCGCCGTCCGCATGAACCGAGCATGCGGGAATCGGCGATCTGGACGACCTTCTACATCGTGCTCGCGGTCATCTTCGGTCTGGGCGTCTGGGCCACCGCCGGCGGGCGCTACGCCGGTGAGTTCTTCGCCGGGTACGTCACGGAGAAGAGTCTGTCGGTCGACAACCTCTTCGTCTTCGTGATCATCATGAGCCGCTTCGTGGTACCCCGGAAGTATCAGCAGAAGGTCCTGCTGGTCGGGGTCGTGCTGGCGCTGGTGCTGCGCGGCGGCTTCATCGCCGCCGGTGCCGTACTGATCTCGCAGTTCTCCTGGGTGTTCTACATCTTCGGCGCTTTCCTGATCTATACCGCCATCGGCCAGCTGCGGCACAACAGTCCGGCCGAGGAGTTCTCCGAGAACGCGCTGATCAA harbors:
- a CDS encoding glycosyltransferase, encoding MRVEIITAGSRGDVAPYTGLGRTLHAAGHQVTVTTHRNFTGLVTDAGLTFRELPGDPHAAQLTPGGRRLHRLGGGLRGTAEFVRQGRRYLDDLGAGLVDAGTDADVLLLATTTAPLGYSLAQRRGIPSVGVFLQPVAATGDFPPVLLGDRSFGRAGNRALGRAAGAVSARVYDGASRRLRRRLGLPPVPLAALLAQAEAEHWPVLVGVSPSVLPRPTDWRRGLEMAGYWWPATDPHWTAPPQLTAFLRDGPPPVLVTFGSMAALHPQAGTVIGAALRRAGVRAIVQAGWGDLRIDGDDVLGIGEVPHDWLLPQVAAVVHHAGAGTTAAGLRAGVPAVTVPLIADQPFWAARLARLGVGAAPLPGRRLTAGALAAAVRTVLDQPEYAERARRLAERIAAEDGSARVLAALP
- a CDS encoding antibiotic biosynthesis monooxygenase family protein translates to MVLEIALIDVQPGQEDAFATAYAAGHELLATTAGCRSVRMTRGIETPTRFVLLVEWDSVAAHEENFRASDRFPRWRDLIGPYFASAPVVEHFVDVPA
- a CDS encoding STM4011 family radical SAM protein; translated protein: MTSLPDPVIRPADLVLRPSGPVAGPRELSILYRGPLASCNYDCPYCPFAKRCDDPAALRADRAALERFVDWVVRNPHGDRISVLFTPWGEALTRSWYRRALLRLAGLPQVGRVAIQTNLAARLDFLADADVDADQRRRLAFWATYHPGEVDQEVFLRRCGVLRTLGVRFSVGVVGLPAHLGPARALRAALPEDVYLWVNAADGHRYDAAQEQAWTGIDPLFGYSVRPHDSAGRSCRTGESVVSVDGDGTVRRCHFVAAPLGNLYDGSYRAALGPRPCPLATCDCHIGYVHLRTLPLYDVFAGGVLERIPAPTDLPSTRS